The proteins below come from a single Myxosarcina sp. GI1 genomic window:
- a CDS encoding CHAT domain-containing protein, which produces MNKLPNKKIKLIHFSLWSILLGFSAIALVTPALAKLPSAVIENSSNLSVANRPNLLEQGKAAYEAGRYVKADEIWQQAYRQAEERDNIIEQAISLNYLSLNNHKLGNLPQAEQYISQSVQLLERHTLEEKNLPILARVLNTRGRILLAMGKAEAALESWQQAAKVYQQVGDEVGMLGSQINQVQAWQSLGLYRRSQKTLQQIGDRLKAQANLKLKLTALRSLGITLQVTGDLERAREVLHQSLAISQKLNLPEETSTTLFSLGNTARALNERESAIAFYLQAATTTSQPLLKTEALLNQLSLLIATDRWQQIKTLLPQIQTNVTNLSSTPSRRSIYANVNFAKNLIDLAAKPGIREHTTAIDELLTTAIAQARQLKDIQAESYASGILGYFYKRQQQWSLSKKYTERALQLAEVVNDSNLSYQWQWQLGRLLAVKDNNYGAIAAYSEAVKELESLRSDLILTNNNLQFSFSESVEPVYRQLVSLLLKPQQNLAVSQERLIQARNTIEALRLAELNNFFREACLETEPKSIENIDPQAAVIYPIILSDRLEVIISLPGKPLRHYSQQISQAKLETVIEELRQTVQIRSRRKFYQPAQQLYDWIIRPALKDFAENNIKTLVFVPDGSLRNIPPSMFHDGDRFLIEQYSVALTSGLHLLAPIPLKTTKMRTLAAGITLQRRGFYGLEYVNNELENIREQTNSVVLKNEEFTKNTLREKIESSRFKVVHIATHGQFSSNLEDTFLLAWDDNINIKELEEILQQPEVDRRSVELLILSACETATGDKQAALGIAGMAVKAGAKTTLATLWSVYDESTAVAMNNFYRQLTNSENKTNKALTLRQTQLAMINSSRFTHPFYWSGFIMLGNWL; this is translated from the coding sequence ATGAATAAATTGCCGAATAAGAAAATAAAGTTAATTCATTTTAGTCTTTGGTCGATACTGCTAGGTTTTAGTGCGATCGCTCTAGTAACGCCAGCATTAGCTAAACTGCCTTCAGCAGTAATAGAAAATTCAAGCAATTTGAGTGTAGCAAATAGACCAAATTTACTAGAGCAAGGTAAAGCTGCCTATGAAGCTGGAAGATATGTAAAAGCAGATGAAATTTGGCAACAGGCTTACAGACAAGCTGAAGAGCGAGACAATATTATAGAACAAGCTATTAGCCTTAACTATTTAAGTTTGAACAATCACAAACTCGGTAACTTGCCTCAAGCCGAGCAATACATCTCACAAAGTGTGCAACTATTAGAACGACACACCTTAGAAGAGAAAAATTTACCAATACTAGCTAGAGTATTAAACACGCGAGGTAGAATTTTGCTGGCAATGGGTAAAGCAGAAGCCGCGCTTGAAAGTTGGCAACAAGCAGCCAAAGTTTATCAACAGGTGGGAGATGAAGTGGGTATGCTTGGCAGTCAAATCAATCAAGTTCAGGCTTGGCAAAGCTTGGGTCTTTATCGCCGCTCTCAAAAGACACTACAGCAGATTGGCGATCGCCTGAAAGCACAGGCAAATCTCAAACTAAAACTTACGGCACTGCGTAGCTTGGGCATCACTTTACAAGTTACTGGCGATTTAGAACGCGCAAGGGAAGTCTTACACCAAAGTCTGGCAATTTCTCAAAAGCTAAATTTGCCTGAAGAAACCAGCACGACATTATTTAGTTTGGGTAATACCGCTAGAGCTTTAAACGAGAGAGAAAGCGCGATCGCATTTTATCTACAGGCAGCTACTACTACATCGCAGCCATTGCTAAAGACTGAAGCTCTATTAAATCAACTCAGTCTGTTAATTGCTACCGATCGATGGCAACAAATAAAAACACTATTGCCACAAATTCAAACCAACGTTACCAATCTATCTTCTACACCAAGCCGACGTTCGATATATGCCAACGTTAATTTTGCCAAAAATCTAATTGACCTGGCAGCAAAACCTGGTATTCGAGAACATACTACGGCGATTGATGAGTTGTTAACAACTGCGATCGCGCAAGCACGGCAACTCAAAGATATTCAAGCCGAGTCTTATGCTTCTGGCATTTTGGGTTATTTTTACAAACGACAGCAACAATGGTCGCTTAGTAAAAAATATACCGAACGAGCTTTACAGCTTGCAGAAGTAGTCAATGATTCAAATCTCAGCTATCAATGGCAGTGGCAGTTAGGAAGGTTATTGGCAGTTAAAGATAATAATTATGGTGCGATCGCCGCTTATTCGGAAGCGGTTAAAGAGCTAGAATCTCTACGTAGCGATTTAATACTTACTAATAACAATCTTCAATTTTCTTTCAGCGAAAGTGTCGAACCAGTGTACCGCCAGTTAGTCAGTTTGTTGTTAAAACCGCAACAAAACCTTGCAGTAAGTCAAGAGCGTTTAATACAGGCGAGAAATACAATTGAAGCTTTGCGTCTAGCCGAATTAAACAATTTTTTTCGGGAAGCTTGTTTGGAAACCGAACCAAAGTCAATTGAAAATATCGATCCTCAAGCTGCTGTAATCTATCCAATTATTTTAAGCGATCGCCTGGAAGTAATTATTAGTTTGCCAGGGAAACCCCTACGTCACTACTCCCAGCAAATCTCGCAGGCAAAGCTAGAAACGGTTATTGAGGAGCTACGACAAACCGTTCAAATTCGCAGTCGGCGCAAATTCTATCAGCCAGCACAACAATTATACGATTGGATAATTCGCCCTGCTTTAAAAGATTTTGCTGAAAACAACATTAAAACCTTAGTTTTTGTTCCTGACGGTTCTTTACGCAATATTCCTCCGAGCATGTTTCATGATGGCGATCGATTTTTAATCGAGCAGTATAGTGTGGCACTCACTTCAGGTTTGCATCTACTCGCTCCAATACCTTTAAAAACAACAAAAATGCGTACACTGGCAGCAGGAATTACCTTACAAAGAAGGGGTTTTTATGGTTTAGAGTATGTCAACAACGAACTGGAAAACATTCGAGAGCAAACTAATAGTGTCGTACTTAAAAATGAAGAATTTACTAAAAATACACTAAGAGAAAAAATTGAATCGTCACGGTTTAAAGTAGTTCACATTGCCACTCACGGACAGTTTAGTTCCAATCTAGAAGATACATTTTTGTTAGCGTGGGACGATAATATTAACATCAAGGAATTAGAAGAAATTCTGCAACAGCCAGAAGTAGATCGTCGATCGGTTGAATTGCTAATACTCAGTGCTTGTGAGACTGCTACAGGAGATAAGCAAGCTGCTTTGGGTATAGCTGGAATGGCGGTAAAAGCTGGAGCTAAAACTACGCTGGCTACTTTATGGTCGGTATATGACGAGTCTACTGCTGTGGCAATGAACAATTTTTATCGGCAACTTACTAACTCTGAGAATAAAACAAACAAAGCTTTAACTTTACGTCAAACACAATTGGCTATGATTAACTCTTCTAGATTTACCCATCCTTTTTACTGGTCGGGTTTTATTATGTTAGGAAATTGGCTGTAA